One region of Primulina tabacum isolate GXHZ01 chromosome 1, ASM2559414v2, whole genome shotgun sequence genomic DNA includes:
- the LOC142540739 gene encoding uncharacterized protein LOC142540739 isoform X2, which translates to MDISSPISTATSTAKKSERIRRVWTQKEDEFLIEVLKELVNAGWKSENEFRCGYLTVLEKSIAQAFPNTDLRENPHINSKIHVWKRTHGSLLTMLSRRGIGWNETEKRIEATDETWDSFVKVDSSVRTWRYKTWPYFLDWCEIFGNDRATGQHAESFAEALQGVLNMTDDNDIVPEYSLPEY; encoded by the exons ATGGATATTAGCTCACCTATTTCTACTGCAACTAGCACCGCTAAGAAATCTGAGAGAATTCGCCGAGTGTGGACACAGAAGGAGGATGAATTCCTCATTGAGGTACTTAAAGAATTAGTCAATGCTGGATGGAAGAGTGAAAATGAGTTTCGCTGCGGATACTTGACTGTGTTAGAGAAATCTATTGCCCAGGCTTTTCCAAACACCGATTTACGAGAGAACCCACATATTAACTCAAAGATACATGTCTGGAAAAGGACTCATGGTTCTTTGCTAACAATGCTTAGCAGGAGGGGAATTGGCTGGAATGAAACAGAGAAGAGGATTGAAGCAACTGACGAAACGTGGGATTCATTTGTGAAG GTTGATAGCAGTGTTCGTACGTGGCGTTACAAAACATGGCCCTATTTTCTCGATTGGTGCGAAATATTTGGAAATGACCGTGCAACGGGACAGCATGCTGAGAGCTTTGCTGAGGCCCTTCAAGGAGTACTGAACATGACTGATGATAATGATATTGTGCCCGAATACTCTCTTCCAGAATACTGA
- the LOC142540762 gene encoding lysine-specific histone demethylase 1 homolog 3, whose protein sequence is MDEKENKMGLKRKIVPTEALFDSGDDEPIGALMKLKGKKRSKKTNVVPDESGNKVKSVEKIGVEDEEFGGMEDTLANFRKKLRGPKRGSGAQVVLGKDSSNNLLEPSGQSTRGHVKDGRSYVDKIFEVQLKDSGAGGSPGDATVFDALKVKAKRKSKRLKPISDAKKTVASDPECAGNVDHRISENCLARDGKGDTSELGDGAVENSLSPLFQKVQSDVIWKSCNSSRLEQVKETKALVVESKPNSIAGSEAPPVKSTASSKLIKNLPVSINRVHVVHGQGSINSTLIRQTVDGCLTEDLNGAQGNLSCTDSKQELSSFSSVTNHLSKANDMDGTSFNAILEKSSLVERSHSRLRECSGKIYNVQDGDINSETSGDLPGFNVEPPCSNNIHDRSCGVFSVEADNNCLLPFDGAVVGTCNNKYARDQMNSHFSDTSTLMPQTGKINCTSVDAEVPGFCLEKKCLRKRSKDLSQKNIKASNGLLDHTCPLNCNYPSEDDEVNQTLYSSVILDHQGSCREETWSLCDSEAKQSSISVSERVTRNARKCRREDMAYEGDADWEILMQGQEFLVSHGVVDKTREKVNSSMAVDAENGKAAAVMAGLKARAFSPIEKIKFKEVLKRKGGLQEYLECRNYILSVWNKDVSRILSLADFGVSSTPLVGEGPHASLIRDVHTFLDQHGYVNFGVPSGKEKVENTIKHDSKLLKPKETGGPPPADLEDGVCFIHEKENTYVKEMNYDAFTYEKLPRQCKRGDGLVNLQALESSAPTVFEGCPPEESQAGSYPYPISQKNVSDMEYLGTIPSGRDDDDTMLPAMHLESLPDRDSMPAVYVEVPKERPTVVLGSIDCEHRDVNNDSEHRNSVIIIGAGPAGLTAARHLQRQGFDVTVLEARSRIGGRVYTDRSSLSVPVDLGASIITGVEADVAAERRPDPSSLISAQLGLELTVLNSDCPLYDIVTGQKVPADLDESLEAEYNGLLDDMVRLVAEKGEHAMKMSLEEGLEYGLKRCRMSHSAQDDMEIASDKFPDTVGSTRRPADDVHIAQDSKTKSLNPIERRVMDWHFAHLEYGCAALLQDVSLPNWNQDDVYGGFGGAHCMIKGGYSAVVESLGEGLCIYLDHVVTKISYDVKCHEMNNELHNKVKISTSNGKEFSGDAVLVTVPLGCLKAETINFSPPLPQWKHQSIQRLGFGVLNKVVLEFPEVFWDETIDYFGVAAETTDQRGRCFMFWNVKKTVGAPVLIALVVGMAAIEGQNISTSDHVNHALLILRKLFGEDRVSDPVASVVTDWGRDPYCYGAYSYVAVGASGEDYDILGKPVENCLFFAGEATCKEHPDTVGGAMMSGLREAIRIMDILKTGTDYTTEVEAMEAAKRHSDFGKSEMRDIVERLEALEFSDGLCENSLDASRLLTRGSMLKDMFFTSKTSSGRLCLAKELLRLPVGFLKTFASTKEGLSVLNSWILDSLGKDGTQLLRHCVRLLVLISTDLLAVRSSGIGKTVKQKVCVHTSRDIRAIASQLVHVWVELFRKDKASKGGLKLLRQSTTLDSKSKSSLVSGKPPRRTIHVEPESKGSSKMSASVGPFPSSERTKKVVDNNMKSETRIDPKADVQFSCSHGSIGSQSVVEEKDQEIPISEEESAAIAAAEAAQAAAIAAAKAYAASGVMHNSLPQLPKILSFHKFATHEQWTHMDESDIRKNFSGAAIGKQDFLSDIDSRNCRVRDWSVDFSAAGINLENSRMSVDNRSQQSRSNEMASQLNFREHSGENAAVDSSIFTKAWVDSEGSVGIKDYNAIDRWQSQAAAASSGFSHGTMHLTDEEDSNVNSKLYARKPSSAAIDISASYVALNNESKGNQPKGAERLKHAVVDYVASLLMPLYKARKIDREGYKSIMKKTATKVMEHTNDVEKAMAVSEFLDFRRKNKIRDFVDKLIERHMAMKRDAKLGSSEN, encoded by the exons ATGGAtgagaaggaaaataaaatggGTTTGAAGAGGAAAATTGTACCTACGGAAGCATTATTTGATTCAGGTGATGACGAGCCAATTGGGGCATTGATGAAGCTGAAAGGTAAAAAAAGATCCAAAAAAACTAATGTGGTTCCTGATGAAAGTGGAAATAAAGTTAAAAGTGTCGAGAAGATTGGCGTTGAGGACGAGGAGTTTGGTGGCATGGAGGACACATTAGCAAATTTTAGGAAGAAGTTGAGGGGTCCAAAAAGGGGTAGTGGAGCTCAGGTTGTCTTGGGGAAAGACTCGAGTAACAATTTGTTGGAGCCATCGGGTCAGTCTACCAGGGGGCATGTAAAAGATGGGAGATCGTACGTAGATAAGATTTTCGAGGTGCAGCTGAAAGATAGCGGTGCAGGTGGTTCTCCTGGGGATGCTACTGTTTTCGACGCTCTAAAGGTGAAGGCTAAAAGGAAAAGTAAGAGACTAAAGCCTATCTCAGATGCAAAGAAGACAGTTGCAAGTGACCCTGAATGTGCTGGTAATGTAGATCACCGGATATCCGAAAATTGTTTGGCCCGTGATGGGAAAGGGGATACTTCAGAACTAGGGGATGGAGCTGTAGAGAATTCACTATCTCCCCTTTTTCAAAAAGTGCAATCGGATGTAATATGGAAATCTTGCAATTCTTCAAGGTTGGAGCAGGTAAAAGAAACCAAAGCTTTAGTTGTTGAATCAAAACCAAATTCAATTGCTGGCTCAGAGGCTCCACCTGTGAAATCTACAGCTTCATCGAAATTAATCAAGAATCTCCCAGTATCTATTAACAGGGTACATGTAGTTCATGGTCAGGGTTCAATAAACTCAACCTTGATCCGTCAAACTGTTGATGGCTGTTTAACTGAAGACCTAAATGGTGCACAGGGGAATTTATCTTGCACTGATTCAAAGCAAGAGCTTTCTTCTTTTTCATCAGTTACGAATCATTTATCAAAAGCTAATGACATGGATGGTACATCTTTCAATGCAATCTTAGAGAAATCGTCCTTGGTTGAAAGATCTCATTCTAGGTTGAGGGAATGCTCAGGTAAGATCTATAATGTCCAAGATGGTGATATCAACTCTGAAACCAGTGGGGACCTTCCGGGTTTTAACGTTGAGCCCCCTTGTTCTAATAATATTCACGATAGAAGTTGTGGGGTTTTTTCTGTGGAAGCTGATAACAATTGTTTGCTTCCATTTGATGGAGCTGTTGTCGGGACCTGTAATAACAAATATGCAAGGGATCAGATGAATTCACATTTCAGTGATACTTCGACACTGATGCCTCAAACTGGGAAGATAAATTGTACTTCAGTAGATGCAGAAGTTCCAGGATTCTGTTTAGAAAAGAAATGCTTGAGAAAAAGAAGCAAAGATTTGTCTCAGAAAAATATTAAAGCTTCCAATGGGTTGCTTGACCATACGTGCCCCCTAAACTGTAATTATCCTTCTGAGGATGACGAGGTAAATCAGACCTTGTATTCATCTGTTATCCTGGATCATCAAGGAAGCTGTCGAGAAGAAACATGGTCTCTGTGTGATTCCGAAGCTAAACAAAGCAGTATATCGGTAAGCGAGCGGGTCACACGGAATGCTAGAAAGTGTCGGCGTGAGGACATGGCTTATGAAGGTGACGCTGATTGGGAAATATTGATGCAGGGTCAAGAGTTTCTTGTTAGTCATGGGGTTGTAGATAAAACCAGGGAAAAAGTCAATTCATCGATGGCTGTGGATGCTGAAAATGGAAAGGCGGCAGCTGTAATGGCAGGGCTAAAAGCTCGTGCATTTAGTCCCATTGAGAAAATCAAGTTTAAGGAAGTGCTGAAACGCAAAGGTGGGCTTCAGGAATACTTGGAATGCAG GAACTATATTCTGAGTGTGTGGAACAAAGATGTTAGTCGCATTTTGTCCCTGGCAGATTTTGGAGTTTCCAGCACTCCTCTAGTGGGTGAAGGTCCACATGCTTCTCTAATTCGAGATGTCCACACCTTTCTAGATCAACAT GGTTATGTAAATTTTGGGGTTCCTTCTGGAAAGGAAAAAGTAGAAAATACCATTAAGCATGACTCAAAACTTCTGAAGCCCAAAGAAACTGGTGGACCTCCTCCTGCTGATTTAGAGGATGGAGTTTGTTTTATCCATGAGAAGGAAAATACTTATGTCAAGGAAATGAATTATGATGCATTTACCTATGAAAAACTGCCGAGACAATGCAAGAGAGGAGATGGACTTGTCAATCTTCAGGCCTTAGAATCATCTGCCCCTACAGTCTTTGAAGGATGCCCTCCCGAGGAAAGTCAAGCAGGCAGTTACCCTTATCCTATATCCCAAAAAAATGTGTCAGATATGGAGTATCTTGGTACAATCCCATCAGGCAGAGATGACGACGACACTATGCTTCCTGCCATGCATCTAGAATCACTCCCCGATCGTGATTCAATGCCTGCTGTATATGTAGAGGTCCCCAAAGAAAGGCCCACTGTTGTATTGGGCTCCATAGATTGTGAGCATAGAGATGTAAATAATGATTCTGAGCACAGGAATAGTGTAATAATTATTGGAGCTGGCCCTGCTGGCTTAACTGCTGCACGTCACCTGCAACGACAAGGTTTCGATGTTACCGTGCTTGAGGCCAGGAGCAGAATAGGTGGCCGTGTTTATACGGACCGTTCTTCATTAAGCGTTCCAGTAGATCTCGGGGCTAGCATCATTACTGGTGTGGAGGCAGATGTGGCAGCTGAAAGAAGGCCCGATCCTTCTTCATTGATTAGTGCTCAGTTGGGACTTGAGTTAACTGTACTGAACAGCGACTGTCCGCTTTATGATATCGTGACCGGTCAGAAAGTTCCTGCAGATCTTGACGAGAGCTTGGAAGCAGAATATAATGGCTTACTCGATGACATGGTACGGCTGGTTGCTGAAAAAGGCGAACATGCCATGAAAATGTCTCTTGAAGAAGGCTTAGAGTATGGCCTTAAGAGATGTCGTATGTCGCACTCTGCACAAGATGACATGGAAATTGCATCTGATAAATTTCCTGATACCGTTGGTTCCACCAGAAGACCTGCGGACGATGTTCACATTGCTCAAGATTCTAAAACAAAGAGTTTGAATCCTATCGAGAGGAGAGTCATGGATTGGCATTTTGCTCACTTAGAGTATGGTTGTGCTGCTTTGCTTCAAGATGTCTCACTTCCAAACTGGAATCAGGATGATGTGTATGGAGGATTTGGTGGAGCTCATTGTATGATTAAAGGAGGTTACAGTGCGGTTGTTGAATCTCTTGGTGAAGGACTTTGCATTTACCTGGATCATGTAGTTACCAAAATATCCTATGATGTAAAGTGTCATGAGATGAATAATGAGCTGCATAACAAGGTTAAAATTTCTACATCCAATGGTAAGGAGTTTTCGGGTGATGCTGTACTGGTCACTGTGCCACTTGGGTGCCTGAAAGCTGAAACTATCAATTTTTCGCCTCCGTTACCTCAATGGAAACATCAATCTATCCAGCGACTGGGCTTTGGCGTTCTAAATAAAGTAGTATTAGAATTTCCTGAAGTGTTTTGGGACGAGACAATTGATTACTTTGGTGTTGCTGCTGAAACTACAGATCAGCGAGGGCGGTGCTTCATGTTCTGGAATGTCAAGAAAACTGTGGGGGCACCTGTTCTTATAGCCTTGGTTGTTGGTATGGCTGCCATAGAAGGCCAAAATATTAGCACTTCAGATCATGTAAATCATGCCTTACTTATTCTACGGAAACTTTTTGGGGAGGATAGAGTATCTGATCCAGTAGCATCTGTAGTAACTGATTGGGGCAGAGATCCGTACTGTTATGGTGCTTACTCTTATGTTGCTGTGGGAGCATCTGGAGAAGACTATGatattttgggaaaaccagTGGAGAATTGTTTATTTTTTGCTGGTGAAGCCACGTGCAAGGAGCATCCTGACACTGTTGGTGGTGCAATGATGAGTGGACTCCGAGAGGCTATACGAATTATGGATATATTGAAAACAGGGACCGATTATACTACCGAAGTTGAGGCCATGGAGGCTGCAAAGCGTCATTCGGATTTTGGAAAGAGTGAGATGAGGGACATTGTTGAGAGACTTGAGGCATTAGAGTTCTCCGATGGTTTGTGTGAGAATTCACTAGATGCCTCTCGCCTTTTGACTCGGGGCTCTATGTTGAAGGACATGTTTTTCACTTCAAAAACGTCATCTGGGAGACTCTGTCTGGCTAAAGAGCTGTTAAGACTTCCTGTTGGATTTTTAAAGACCTTTGCCAGCACTAAAGAAGGGCTCAGTGTGCTTAACTCATGGATTCTG GATTCCTTGGGGAAGGATGGAACTCAGCTCTTGCGTCATTGCGTTCGTCTACTTGTACTTATTTCAACTGATTTACTTGCAGTTAGATCATCAG GTATTGGAAAAACTGTGAAACAGAAAGTCTGTGTGCATACCAGTCGTGATATACGTGCCATTGCTAGCCAGCTCGTCCATGTATGGGTTGAACTTTTCCGCAAAGATAAGGCTTCTAAAGGGGGACTTAAATTGCTCAGACAATCAACTACATTGGATTCAAAAAGCAAATCTTCTCTAGTGTCTGGAAAACCCCCTCGGCGCACAATTCATGTTGAACCAGAGAGCAAGGGAAGTTCAAAAATGTCAGCATCTGTGGGACCATTCCCATCCAGTGAAAGAACTAAGAAAGTGGTTGACAATAATATGAAATCAGAAACAAGAATCGACCctaaagctgatgtgcaattcTCATGTTCTCATGGTTCAATAGGATCTCAAAGTGTTGTGGAGGAGAAAGATCAAGAAATTCCCATCTCTGAAGAAGAAAGTGCTGCCATTGCTGCTGCAGAAGCAGCCCAAGCTGCAGCTATTGCAGCTGCCAAG GCATATGCTGCTTCTGGTGTCATGCATAATTCATTGCCGCAGCTTCCCAAGATTCTTTCGTTTCACAAATTTGCTACACATGAACAATGGACCCATATGGATGAATCTGATATCAGAAAGAATTTTTCTGGTGCTGCTATAGGCAAGCAAGATTTCTTATCTGACATAGATTCTAGGAACTGCAGAGTGAGGGATTGGTCAGTTGATTTTTCAGCTGCTGGCATCAACCTGGAGAATTCCAGGATGTCAGTTGATAATCGTTCACAACAGAGCCGTTCAAATGAGATGGCGAGTCAGTTGAACTTCAGGGAACACTCTGGGGAAAACGCAGCTGTAGATAGTAGCATATTCACAAAAGCTTGGGTTGATAGTGAGGGAAGTGTGGGAATAAAAGATTACAATGCTATTGACAGATGGCAAAGTCAAGCAGCTGCAGCAAGTTCAGGCTTCTCTCATGGAACAATGCACTTAACAGATGAGGAGGATTCAAACGTAAACTCAAAGTTATATGCTAGGAAACCTAGTTCAGCGGCCATTGATATTTCTGCTTCGTACGTTGCATTAAACAACGAATCAAAAGGCAATCAACCTAAAGGAGCCGAGCGATTAAAACATGCTGTGGTGGACTATGTTGCTTCATTGCTTATGCCTCTTTATAAAGCTAGGAAAATTGATAGAGAAGGTTACAAGTCAATCATGAAGAAAACCGCTACCAAG gTCATGGAACATACTAATGATGTGGAGAAAGCTATGGCTGTATCTGAGTTTCTTGATTTCAGACGCAAAAACAAG ATCCGAGACTTCGTGGACAAGTTGATTGAAAGACACATGGCAATGAAGAGAGATGCCAAATTAGGCTCATCCGAAAATTAG
- the LOC142540753 gene encoding LOW QUALITY PROTEIN: uncharacterized protein LOC142540753 (The sequence of the model RefSeq protein was modified relative to this genomic sequence to represent the inferred CDS: deleted 1 base in 1 codon): MMSLSLISLSSVSMLLSPSITPLTTCNYPLLNRKCIRSHFSSSFRFQPNSISHFSSMPNNGDEFVGNRNDSDGLGESSTDNDEGAHHRRELCRESSAPLPERWHVLGLGQAMVDFSGVVDYDFLHRLELEKGSRKVVNHEERGRILQAMDGRSYMAAAGGSLSNSLVALARLGRQSIGGPVLNVAMAGSVGSDPLGGFYRSKLRRANVNFLSAPVKDGTTGTVIVLTTPDAQRTMLSYQGTSSRVNYDPSLASLISKTSILIVEGYLFEFPDTIKTITMACEEARRCGAFVAITASDVTCIEKHYDDFWNIMANYADIIFANSDEARTFCDFSSKESPVSATRYLSHFVPYVSVTDGPRGSYIGVKGEAVYIPPSPCVPVDTCGAGDAYASGILYGILRGIYDLRDMGKLAAKIASVVVSQQGTRLKVHDAIRLAESFAFHHESSTIFSDVGSDQISSL; encoded by the exons ATGATGTCTCTCTCTCTCATCTCCTTATCCTCAGTTTCCATGCTTTTATCTCCATCCATCACTCCTCTTACCACATGCAACTATCCCCTTCTCAACCGTAAATGTATTCGTTCCCACTTTTCTTCATCCTTTCGTTTTCAACCCAATTCAatttctcatttttcttctaTGCCGAATAATGGAGATGAATTTGTGGGCAACAGAAATGACTCTGATGGGTTAGGAGAATCTAGTACGGACAACGACGAAGGAGCACATCACCGCCGTGAATTATGCAGGGAGTCTTCTGCCCCCCTTCCTGAAAGATGGCATGTTTTGGGGCTCGGCCAGGCCATG GTCGATTTTTCTGGCGTGGTTGACTATGATTTTCTGCATAGACTTGAATTAGAGAAGGGCTCGAGGAAAGTAGTGAATCATGAAGAAAGGGGAAGAATTTTGCAGGCTATGGATGGACGAAGCTACATGGCTGCAGCTGGTGGTTCTCTTTCAAATAGTTTGGTGGCCTTGGCCAGGCTTGGCAGGCAATCTATTGGAGGCCCAGTGCTAAATGTTGCTATGGCTGGCAGTGTTGGAAGTGATCCTTTAGGTGGATTCTATAG ATCTAAGCTTCGGCGAGCAAATGTGAATTTCCTTTCTGCACCGGTGAAGGATGGGACTACTGGAACAGTCATTGTTTTGACAACTCCTGATGCTCAACGGACAATGCTTTCATACCAG GGTACATCTTCAAGGGTAAATTATGATCCCTCCTTGGCCAGCTTGATTTCCAAAACTAGTATATTAATCGTTGAAGGATACTTGTTTGAATTTCCTGACACAATCAAAACAATTACCATGGCGTGTGAGGAGGCCCGAAGGTGTGGTGCTTTTGTTGCCATCACAGCATCAGATGTCACGTGCATTGAGAAACATTATGATGATTTCTG GAATATAATGGCAAACTATGCCGACATTATCTTTGCAAACAGCGATGAAGCAAGAACTTTTTGTGATTTTTCCTCAAAAGAAAGCCCTGTTTCGGCCACAAGGTACCTGAGCCATTTTGTTCCATATGTTTCGGTGACAGATGGTCCTAGAGGCTCTTATATCGGTGTGAAGGGGGAAGCTGTTTACATCCCGCCTTCACCTTGTGTTCCAGTGGATACCTGTGGAGCAGGGGATGCCTATGCATCTGGAATATTGTATGGTATATTACGTGGCATATATGATTTGAGAGATATGGGTAAACTAGCTGCTAAAATTGCATCTGTGGTAGTTTCACAACAAGGAACGCGGTTGAAGGTACAC GATGCTATAAGGTTAGCCGAGTCATTTGCATTCCATCATGAAAGCTCCACAATCTTCTCAGATGTAGGTTCAGATCAAATTTCCAGCTTATAA
- the LOC142540708 gene encoding pentatricopeptide repeat-containing protein At3g04130, mitochondrial, which translates to MFFCVRRPARTNKFLILKLGIHGTFLNIFEIYTRYFSTSRSPVECYPTISNISFDPAEKCRDFERQRKIDVVIAKVRGLKSVEEIFQCLISDSACKSIEIPSILIDKLLNRFQDDWKSALGIFRWAETCSANKPLPESYDKLVDILGKMKKMEKMRALVEEMNEDHIVSLNTIAKVMRRFAGAGEWKQAVKTFDELEKFGLEKNTESMNLLLDTLCKENKVEQARAIFLELKSHIPPNANTFNIFIHGWCKMKRIEEAYWTIQEIKGHGFRPCVISYSTIIQFYCFQCQFWKVYELLDDMEAQGCRPNIVTFTTIMHCLTKSGEFKEALEVAERIKLAGCKPDVLFYNALIHTLGRAGCLEDAIYVFTKEMPHNKVIPNTSTFNTMISMFCHHRQEQRAVQYLRDLENSPYCKPDVQSFYPLIKSYFRAGKTGECLTKLVDTMVKKHHLCLDLATYTLLIHGLCRKNSCEWAYQLFRDMVTQGLKPRYLTCSFLLKEIKEKNMCDEVEWIEDYVKRMESS; encoded by the coding sequence ACGTAGCCCTGTGGAGTGTTACCCAACTATCAGCAATATATCTTTTGATCCAGCCGAGAAATGCAGAGATTTTGAAAGACAACGGAAGATTGATGTTGTTATTGCTAAAGTTCGTGGATTGAAAAGTGTGGAGGAAATTTTCCAGTGTCTAATAAGTGATTCTGCATGTAAGTCAATAGAAATCCCGAGTATCTTGATTGATAAGCTACTCAATCGCTTTCAAGATGACTGGAAGTCTGCTTTGGGTATTTTTAGATGGGCGGAAACATGTTCTGCCAATAAACCCTTGCCTGAATCCTACGATAAGTTGGTGGATATATTAGGGAAGatgaagaaaatggaaaagaTGAGGGCACTTGTGGAAGAAATGAATGAAGATCATATCGTGTCTCTAAATACCATAGCAAAGGTCATGAGACGATTTGCTGGTGCTGGAGAGTGGAAACAAGCTGTAAAAACTTTTGACGAGCTAGAAAAGTTTGGATTGGAGAAGAATACAGAATCCATGAACTTGTTACTCGATACTCTTTGCAAAGAGAATAAAGTTGAGCAGGCACGTGCAATATTCTTGGAACTAAAGTCACATATTCCACCAAATGCAAAcacatttaacatttttatacatGGTTGGTGCAAAATGAAGAGGATAGAGGAGGCATATTGGACAATTCAAGAGATAAAAGGGCACGGTTTTCGCCCATGTGTCATCAGCTACTCCACAATTATTCAGTTCTATTGCTTCCAATGCCAGTTTTGGAAGGTCTATGAGCTGCTTGATGACATGGAAGCTCAAGGATGTCGTCCTAATATTGTGACCTTTACGACAATTATGCATTGTTTGACTAAGTCTGGAGAATTCAAGGAAGCATTAGAGGTggctgaaagaataaaattagcTGGATGTAAACCCGATGTGCTGTTTTACAATGCCTTGATTCACACGTTAGGAAGGGCTGGTTGCCTGGAGGATGCTATTTATGTATTTACAAAAGAGATGCCCCATAACAAAGTAATCCCAAACACATCGACTTTCAATACCATGATCTCTATGTTCTGCCACCACAGACAAGAGCAAAGAGCAGTGCAATATTTAAGGGATTTAGAAAATTCACCATATTGTAAACCTGACGTTCAGTCATTCTATCCACTGATAAAGTCATATTTCAGAGCTGGGAAGACGGGTGAGTGTTTGACGAAGTTGGTGGATACCATGGTTAAGAAGCACCATTTATGTCTTGATTTAGCAACATACACATTATTGATTCATGGACTGTGCAGAAAAAACAGTTGTGAGTGGGCTTACCAGCTTTTCAGGGATATGGTCACTCAAGGATTGAAACCTAGATATCTTACATGTTCATTTCTTTTGAAAGAGATCAAAGAAAAGAACATGTGTGATGAAGTTGAGTGGATTGAAGACTATGTGAAAAGAATGGAATCATCTTGA
- the LOC142540739 gene encoding uncharacterized protein LOC142540739 isoform X1, with the protein MFLVLLTRFFTKFVARSPRRYRRRDRSYNVTGRIPAQINHLHRIIELGDVQCVSNLRMDRNTFARLCYLVKNVSGAVDSRYVRIEEKVAMFLSILAHHKKVRVIGHDYVRSGQTVSSHFHEVLRSILKLHPILLVKQLPLDENCSINTWKWFKGCLGALDGTYISVQVPNKDKEKYRNRKGTTINVLGICNRDMQFIYALTGWEGSAADARVLRDAVNPQDGLKIPRGCYYLCDNGYPNVEGFLTPYRRTRYHMDQWVGGSFAPQNYKEFFNSKHYHARNVIERAFG; encoded by the exons ATGTTCTTAGTGTTGTTAACACGTTTCTTTACGAAGTTTGTAGCACGGTCGCCTCGTAGATACCGTAGAAGAGACCGTTCTTACAATGTTACTGGGAGAATACCTGCTCAAATCAACCATCTACATAGGATTATTGAATTAGGAGATGTGCagtgtgtttcgaatttgagaaTGGATCGTAATACATTTGCACGTCTTTGTTATTTGGTAAAAAATGTGAGTGGCGCAGTGGATTCGAGATATGTTCGTATTGAGGAGAAGGTGGCAATGTTTTTATCTATTTTAGCACATCACAAGAAAGTTAGAGTAATTGGTCATGATTATGTACGAAGTGGACAAACAGTGAGCTCTCATTTCCACGAAGTACTCCGTTCGATTCTCAAACTACACCCCATACTACTTGTCAAACAACTTCCACTGGATGAGAATTGCTCCATCAATACTTGGAAATGGTTCAAG GGTTGTTTGGGTGCATTGGATGGAACATATATAAGTGTCCAAGTACCAAATAAAGACAAAGAGAAATACAGAAATAGAAAAGGAACAACAATAAATGTTTTGGGGATATGCAATCGTGACATGCAGTTTATTTACGCACTAACCGGATGGGAAGGATCAGCGGCAGACGCTCGTGTTCTACGTGATGCAGTTAATCCCCAAGATGGGCTAAAGATTCCAAGAG GTTGTTATTACTTGTGCGACAATGGCTACCCAAACGTTGAAGGATTCTTGACGCCGTATAGGAGAACTCGATACCATATGGATCAGTGGGTGGGCGGTTCTTTTGCACCCCAGAATTACAAAGAGTTTTTCAACTCTAAACATTATCATGCTCGTAATGTTATTGAAAGAGCATTTGGGTAA